The segment CGGGGCGATAGGTCATAACGCTGCTATAAATGCCCGTGCTGGGTCACTCTTTGCATCTACTGTCATTCAAGTTGGGTCAAGGATGAATCCAATTCAGTACTCCGTTGGAGGTGTCTGCGAGGAGGAGAGAAGACTGCATCCCTGTGTATGTCGGAATAATCCACCTGCGGTAAATGGTAAGTGATTTTTGTTCATTATCTGAGTGAATCTTGTTCTAATATTGAAAAAAACTTTTTACACATAAATGATTTTAGAAGTGTAATGTATTAACCAATAAAACTTTTTAATGCAATTAAAGATATGCCTTATTCTTCTTCTAATcgagaattttttttctttgccagatGCGAATATAATGCggttgttggaacttattcgcgcAAATCAAATCCGACAGGAGAAAATGTTTTGTGAGTTAATGGGATTGTTAGGAGCGAGATCCACCCAGCCTCCTACCCATCCATATGGAGATGCTGTTGCTACCCCTCCTACCAACGAGACTTCTCCCCGACCTCATGTGGATGTTGAGACTGTGCCTCCTACTCAGGCGGTTGATGTTAACGCTTTTATCCAGGATATTGTAACTCCTACCCACGCCGAGATCGACCCTTCTCCCCAGTCTCATATGAGTGGAGAatgtgttagtagttgttattGCGATAAATGCGTATGGAGCGAGATGGAATATTTTATGACAAATTCCCAACCTACTTCATGTATGGATGAGGATTCCCCCATTTATTATCCACCAGCTTCCCCCCCAGAAGTTTATTGTATAACAGATGAGGAAGAAGATGACGACcctgaacaaaatgcacagaaattctacaagagaagaaaaattactctacgttgattttagtcaatgaattgtagcttttttcaatgaaattgtatttgtttgtattaccagaaatgtaatggctgtataataaataatgaaaaaaaaaatattgtgtattagtgttatcctgaaatgtgtctttctgatgatgatgaaaatgttttccctatgatgtatatATGTAGGGGTAAAGTtcgacatgattcagcctgtgcgcgtgacgtcactgctgtgtccccttattaacttgaatgaactaaaaaaaagggtcgacatgattcagcctgtgcgcgtgacgtcactactatgttcccttattaactaaaaggaccgacctgattcaacctgtgtgcgcggtccttttttagttcatttaacttaatgagtggaatactgaccgccgagtaaacgctttttttagttcatttaacttaatgagaggaaacttttagttcatttgacttaatgagcggaaacttttagttcattttaaaataataaggggaaacttttagttcattttaaaataataaggggaaacttttagttcatttgacttaatgagaggaaggttttagttcattttaaaataataaggggaagatgtttagacctgtagtaagcatgcttacccccagaggggggattccaaaaacttgatccgaggaatttcgaaaaccccatagtggggggaaatccaaaaacttgatccgaggagatggagactttcgaaaaccccataggggggaatccaaaaaacttgatccgaggagatggagaaatccaaaaaccttgatccaaggagatggagaaatccaaaaaccttgatccaaggagatggagaatttcgaaaaccccatag is part of the Cherax quadricarinatus isolate ZL_2023a chromosome 63, ASM3850222v1, whole genome shotgun sequence genome and harbors:
- the LOC128685637 gene encoding uncharacterized protein — encoded protein: MNPIQYSVGGVCEEERRLHPCVCRNNPPAVNDANIMRLLELIRANQIRQEKMFCELMGLLGARSTQPPTHPYGDAVATPPTNETSPRPHVDVETVPPTQAVDVNAFIQDIVTPTHAEIDPSPQSHMSGECVSSCYCDKCVWSEMEYFMTNSQPTSCMDEDSPIYYPPASPPEVYCITDEEEDDDPEQNAQKFYKRRKITLR